A window of Pungitius pungitius chromosome 19, fPunPun2.1, whole genome shotgun sequence genomic DNA:
GTACAAAGAAAATACTAAAACCAGGAAAAATAACgaggtttctttcttttaaagaagCAGGAAGCCACTGAAGCATACTCCTACAACGCACAGCAGGTTTAGAAGAGCGTGTACAGAGACTAATCCACCGCAAAGGAGGATAGAAACagaaaggggaggggagagaaggtTGGGAGGGGAGAATTATGGGGAAAGCGGCCTGTTATCCGAATCCCAGCAGAGACGAGCACAGCTAAGTGTACATTTTATCACTCAGTTTTCATTGTCCACTTACATTTCACTGCGTGACAGTGAAATGCTGCAACCTGCCGCTGATAATGAAACACGGTTAACCACGTAGTCAACGCAAGACGAGAAGGAAATTAACTTGAAGGTGTGTCAGATGCCTTTTGGTTGGACACGTTGTATTAAGTTGTCAAGTAAGAACTAAGAGGGTAAGCAAACACTAAAGGATAGGACTTGTTCAATGCACTCCCGtagaattaaaaagaaagacaattAACTGTTGCTATTTAATGTATACACACGAATCATTGGTAGCTGCCTGCCTGTACACAACATCTAGAAATGTGACTGACATGTCTGACGGCAAAAAAGCAGAGGATGCAATAATGTGTCAGCAATGATTTACTTAACTTTGCATGAAACAGGCGGCATACTGTGCTTACACATAATTCTCATCCCCTCACATGGTGTGCGTTTGTTGGCATAGGGATCAAACAGAGAGCCGGCTTTATCCTACTAGACCTAATTTCAGATGATCTTAACTTGTATCGTATTACAAACACTCCCTCTATGGACAGCAATGACAGCCTCAAGGAGAACCTTCAACTATACAGAGTGTTGTCAATTATTTAGTTGCATTTAAGGTCATGTGTGATGCATCATATCATAAAGACCGCAGTGGCTAATACCGGCGACGTTATATATTAAATACCATGTATAGATTATTCTAATGGATGAGAAATTATGTCAATCCAAAAAAGGGAACAGCTCATAATTTCACTGGGTATTAATTAGCCCACGAAACAAGGTGCACAGTGAATACTTAAAGTCACTAACATTTTACTAACCACACTGAGCAATACACAGAACAATAAAATAACAGGCTAGCTACATAGCTAGCGACGACCAACGTCTGCGCATCCAAAATGGTTGAGCTAACGGCTAATGTTAGTACCGTTGGCCATATTAAATACGCTGGTTTACGTTACATTTCGCCCTCAAACGAAATTCCATTCACATGCAATGTAAATCCGGCGGGTCATAGCTCATACACATTAACTTCAAATGGGGTAACTAACCTCTGTACGGTAGCTAGCCAGTCAAATAGCTGAATGCTAACTTCACGTTGAAAGGGAGAGGTCGGGGCTCCGGACGATCACTCCGACTGAGTCTGTTTTGTCCCTTCCGAGTATCCGTAGAAGATTTGTTGTGATTCTGTTGTATGCGGAAACGCTTTTAAGTTAGCTCGTTGGCTACATCGAATAACAACTTTCCCCATATGTTTTACAATAGCTTATTTAAGTTGTCTGTATCAATCTCAGTTTAAGGAAATAACTGGTAACGGGTATCTGAAGCGGGTGCTGGCTACGTACTGGTGCTTTATTTCCTTTAAATGATGTTGCAGGGCCAGCTAACCTCTAGCTAGCTAAGTAACAAGGTGCAGGATGAAACCTATTACAATGAGGTAAGGTGTTACAACAGATATATCATTTCATTTACACTGAAATCTCAATTGtttacaagaaaagaaaaaaatgtcaagTCTGCTCTATTTTTAAACTGTTACTAATAATATAACGTTAGTTTGAACTCAGTCGTTTTGTACACCCGAAAGAAAGTAATGTGGTGCAGCAAATTCCCTTTGTTAAGGTGAATCTAGTAAAAAGTCTACTTTAACTTTATCAGCTGGTAGTTTCTTTTGCACACTACAATGTTGTAATATTCAGCATTATCTCAGTCAGAATAATTGAATATGATCAAACAGGTAACATGACTGATACCATTCACAAAGATAGTAGGCTGTTTTTATTAATCTAATTGTCTTTGCAAACTGTGCCTGAATAAAGCTGAATGATTGGTCTGTTGATGAAATTGATCCAGCAAGCCGATTGGTAATAACCATTTCAGGCATTTTAAGCTACCAAAGGTAGCACCTCAGTAGTCAATATTTGTTGCTTCTTTTTGTCTTACGTGTGAGTAATGCACTGCTTTTAGAAGAATGCAAAACCTGTAATgagctttttttccttctattttttgacattttatagaTAGCAATTACATGATTATTCAATAACACTATTGTCAAATTTTGGAAGTAATATAGTTAGAGTCCTAAAATAACAATATTGATGGTCTGACCCCGTGCAGGCTCTGCTCTGTTCTCCATGGACCTTGTGGATCATGTCTCTGATCCTGTTTGCCTTTGTGGTCCGGGTGAGGGATGGACTCCCCCTGTCGGCCTCCACAGACTTTGAACATAACCGCGAGctccaggagaggaagcagcagctcaGGACCATCAGCAAGGCCCTGGCCCGCTTCCCCGACAGAGGGACCATCAAGGGCCGGGAGCTCAACATCTAGTAAGGATTCAGGAAACAAAGCAGTTTCAGTTGTGCTCTTTTTAAGGctataaatacacaaaacattcTATATACACAACTATCTGTGTATAGTTGAATATAATACAGAGAGAACGTGATCCACTCTATCACAGGGGCATCCGGCTGTTTGTTTACTAAACAGCTTTTCTCCTCTCAGCTTTGTCTCTTCCGAGGGTGTATCCTACATGACCGTGTGCCACTGCAGCCTCCCTGTTGCTAAGGCCTTCTGCTTCCTGGAAGATCTGCGCTGGGAGTTCACAGCGAGCTTCAAAAGCACTGTTGTTGCCTTGGCAGCCAGGCCATATCCATTTTTAGAATTTGGTGAGTAGGGTGATGAATACGGTCATCTCGATTTGCGATAGCAAAGGATTTTGATCTGAATTCAAATGTGATGTGTTGAATGGCAAACAAAGCAATGCATTGATTTATCCTAATGTTCCGTTGCTGCCAATTGACAGACGGCACCATTCAGAAGCTGAAGCAGCATTACAACCAGAGCGGTGGTCCGGCCCTGGAGGTGACATTGGCAGAGGTCCAGGAGGATCTGAGACTCCATCCACCACAAGTGATCAACTGGGAGGAAGTGGAGCTCACCAACGGCACTGCAAATGGGCACATGGAGCAAAGTCCTGGCTCTGGTAAGACTGACCATATGACGTTTACAGTATATGTTCATTTAATGCAAAAATGAGGAAACATTCCCAATGTTTTCTGTGTTCTGTTATTTTGCACTATTTAgttcactttgttgtttttttcaaacaggtCAGAATGGAAGACTCCAACAAGTGACAGCGGCAGGTATCCTCTCTCTGGTCCTAAATATCGTGTGCGCATCTTTGAACATAATCCGTGGTGTTCACCTCATAGAATACACATTCCAGGTAAGGCCAGTGCAATCATATTGCAAATGGTTTAATACATCTAAGAAGAAGCCCAGCGTGTTGATGCATCTTGGATTTTTACATATTCTGTAAAAATAATAGAGTGTATATTTTAAAAGTCTTTTTTAGTCTTTGCTTTATGTTTAGttggggattttattttaaaatgttcatgtaTAAGCTTACATTAATTGTATGTTAAGCTGGCAGAACTGGCTgctttgcatttgcattttgcTGTGAAAGCAGAGGTTCGTTGATGATGAGGTCTGCACAAATCAGCAaacatttcactcttgtgtggTTTAGCtataatctaaaaataaatatggttTAGTTTAAATTATGTGGAGTTTAATCTGCCTGACAATAACTGTTTTCCTTTTCTACACAGGATGATTATGAAGGAATTTGGAATGTTGCGGCATTTCTTGTGGCGTTTGTCTGCTGTTTGTTGCAGGTAACTGTAATTCACATTTCTTTGTTGAAAACTCATGTCAAACTCTTTCTGACACCACGTCGACGACCTCCGTGTCCACAGTGCCACCTCTACCTGTTCCATTCGTCCCTGAAGAAACCCAAGTCCTTCACCCTGTTGAGTGCGATTGTCCTATGCAACCTCTACCTGCTCGGCCTGAGGAACCCCTGGCAGCTGATCTTCCACGCTTCAGTCGCTTCCCTCTCCACCTTCCTCATCCTCACCCGCAAACTGCAagacagaaccaacgactgcgGGGTGTGAGGAGCGGTggatgggggggaggtggggggggtgcaggtgagaGAGACAGGCGGGCTAATGGCTCGATCCACACGAGTCGCAaaaagggtttttctttttaacaaaaacacatgttcacAAATCTTGTGACACGGAGAATGACGTGTTAATATTTTCTTATGGTATATAGGTACTTTCACTCTGTGTGAATTAGTTTCCAcgatattattaaaaaaaaaggtccaaagTAAAATTCAGTCCTCTGTGCAAACCAACAGAAAAGCTTCAAGATAGATGGCATCCGTCCCACAAAGGTTTTGAAGAAAATTAAGGATGGTTTTCTTATGTAGAAACAAACAATTtataacattcctaactgttgAAGAAGGTTAATGCTTAATTTATGCTCAATCTCAGCTCAGTATTATTTCCGCTACTACAGGCCATTTATTATCTTTGCATAATCCGTTTATCGACGCTCAGTGACACTTGGTGATTGTAACATTTGCTATAATTGTTTGATGTAAAAGGCCTACAGACAGTCGAACCTCCATTGGTGGAGGTTTGCTACTTTATATGATTTAGTGTTTGATTTGAGATCAGCGACAGCCAAGTAACGCAGACAATGcagctgttttatttttgggttTCCATCAGTTGCTTTTTGGGAGATGCCAAGGCGTGAAtgtaaagctgtttttttatggctttgtagttttttgtttgtttaatcgtGTTGATTTATGTACAAATACGCCGGCAAGTGCTCAACTAGTCATTGCAAAGTTTAAAATGTAAGGGCTCCGTCATTGATTAACTTAATGGAAACTTTGTTCAAAGGGGTGACATTAGTCTTACAGTCATGATCTCATATCGTTTTACGATGTTTGTGATAAGATCATTTCTTCATTTGAAACCAATGTTTGTTTGATTcattacaaatttaaaaaaaaaaatgaattttgctttgtcaaaatgtaaactgcgGGTAAGAATATGAAAGCACTGATTTGATGGGTAAATTACTATTTAattttttggaaatgttttgacATTGATATTTTTGTACAGGTTATGGCCATTGTTCTTGAAGGTGTTGCATATCGGGTTCAGCTATTTATATCCTGATTTTGATTTACTTGAGTTTTATGTCTTCTTCAGGATTTATTACACCGCTCACTACCAGTAGTTCTCAGATTGTTTTAAACAGAACTCAAGTTATTATCTAAGTATGTTCGCTAATAGAACAGTAGCGCTACTAAATGAATAGGAAACGTCACCTTTtagtttgttcttttatttagcGTCCTAGAGGTTCATTTTTAATGGCTCAAACAGTTGCACTAATGTCTTAAGCGAGGGGGTAAATTATTAGTTCAATATTGTTTGTCAGTAAAATGCAATACTTGTGGCATTGTGTCCTTTATCACACCATTTTATCAGGAAAGTTAAGAGGATTTTACAGTGAAGAGGTTGCATCACAATCCAAACGTCCTTCGCAATAATgttctaaaagaaaaatgtttttagtttacaaaaacataacatgtcatttaactaTAAATGGCACATTCAAGCCTTTTAGTACATTTTCAATTTGTTCTCAAGTCGATCGTGCTCACACCTGGGTGTTGTGGGTAATTTCGGACATTTGGAGGGAGTCGGCCGCTTGTGTTGCGGTTCATTAAGTGAAAACGTATGCATTGGTGAGGCTGCATTATGTGGTAATGTTAATGATGCCGACAGTATGCTCAAGATGTAGAACCAAATAATGTGGGGAGAATTTATACACTTGAAATGGAAAGGATCATTTAGTTGATTATGCCGCCTTTATAACATTTGTAGTAATTCACCGTCTAATTGAAACATGTGGCAGCCTTctcttattttgtctcttttaccATTATTTAAAGTCTGATCTGGATACAGGAtttcccttttgaaatctcATTCAGGTTTAAAGTAGTTAAATGCTTTCAATATCTTGTTCAACACCAAACAGTCAGCAGAAAGAAGTTATTTATATTCTGACTCTCATGAGGTTGATGTGGCTGTAAGCTGTGTGTAATATTGGGAAGTGACGTAATTGTCATTCTTTGTAACAGCCAAATACACTGGTGATCACAGGGCTTTATTACTTCCTGTTGTGGTAAAACTGACATTTCGTCAATAAACTatgtcttttttctccttttggtgATCAGATTTGTGTGTCTCAGAAATGACGTTTCCCTCCATAAACAGCAGTGATCCGACAAGAGTTTTTAAAAATAGGTTCATCTTTCTTTACTTTAATAGTGTCTTTTAACGCCAAACGTTTAGTCGTGTATTTCTCCGATATCACACCAGGTGGAGCACTTTCACAAGATACTGATCTTCATGAAAGCTTGTGTCAGGAAAGGTTTAAAGTTGGCCAACCATGAAAATCAATACAATCTTTCATACTTCATCCACGTAGTGAATAGACGGTACGGTATGTGTGTTCATTTGAAGTCCAAATAAATCGTCTGTGTTCTTATTGTGAGTTTCGATCATGTAGTAATTTAGTTAACTTAAAGACACAGATCTTTGTCAGATAAACAGTTTATGATGCTAAATATATGTGACCGTTAGAGCTTGAGAAACCGACTGAACATGTTCTCTAAAGACTGCTGGCACggatttttttaaagggttttaaATAAGTTAATTTCTCGTGCCTCTTGTTCAGGGTTATGTTTGACTCTGGCTTGGATCACTCAGCTTTCGGCACCTCATTTAAAGATAGAGGATACAATTTGATGGATAAAACTCACTCAgtctttatttctgtgtttttttctttaatccaGGACTCTTTAAAGTAATAATGTTATCTCTGGTCCTTTTTATGGCCTTACTGAATGGAACCAAGtgacaaaaatgttgttttaatccTCCTTCCATCCACAGAGTGGGTCTTACAGATCGACcgttttgacctttgacctccagctACATCCCTCTCCTTGTTTTCCAATAACGTTGCAATTAAGCGCCCTCCCTTTCTGGAGGCGTCAATAAACCCCCCCATGAATATTTCACCATTCGTCTCTATAGCCATTTTATATCACAGGCAGTGATGTAGTGTCTCATTAGCTGTTAAGCAAGCAGACTGTTTTAATGCATATTTCGGAATAGCATTTAACTACAAACCTCTATCTATCTAGataaatctatatataaatatatttacacatttttatggCTCAAATTTCTCTCACTCACTAGTTCCTCTTCTGCTCCGACATTATTCACAAAACAGCAGCGCGGTCGTTTGatgtttttctgtatcagcTCTCAGTaataaaacacatcaaacagcaCTCAGATGATTCAATAGTGTTTGCTGCCTGATTCCATCTCCAGTGCCAAGGGGAAATAGTCTAACGCTTCTTAAATGTGATGGTTAttgcacacatacaaacgcaCACTGGCCTATTTGTTGTCACCGAGTGGCAGTTGCTGACGAGCACTAAGTCCTCATCTACGTCAGGCAGCATTTGATGATCGCTGACCTGTGCTTGGTACGTTGCACCCTGGCTGACTTACACTGGAGGAGCATTACCAATACAGAAATACTACCGAGAAAACAGTAATTGGCTGTGAACACTGCAAGTTGTGAATGATTGAGTGCCTGAAAAGCTGGTTAGCCAGCAAGCTAATAGCAATTTATATCACTataacaatcaatcaataatgaGCTCACATTAAATATACATGGGGGAAATAGAATGCATTTGAAATGGATACATTGATACATTTTATATCTAAATGTGATGGATAAATGATTCCAATTGTTCAATTTTAAAAGTAGTAAGCTAATGAGGTATTTATATTATGATTTGacataaattaaatgaatagatCAACAGTGAAAATAGCTAAAGGATGATAACTAAGACGAAGGGTATCGATAAACAAATGATTAACAGTCATGAAATGCTGAACTATTTAAGTTAAAGTAGCGAAGCattgattgaaataaaaagtgaatgGATAACACAAATAACTATTTCTAAATAATTGGTTGCCACGGTTTGACCAAACCTATTATCCACTTTTATATAGTTCAAGATAATGTGGATAAAACTGTGGCAAACGCCCACCAAAACAATCAGTCAAAAGGCCAAAGCTCTTCTTTGATTGTTTAATGTAACAAAAGGAAATCTCATATAGAGCTCCAATTACTATAAGAAATGACTTTATGTTGCGGCAGATTTAATCAAGTTGAGTCATTCTGGCACCTTGTCACCTTCTCTTATTTAATTCAGGTCTCAGGTCAGGtaatatttccatttatttcaaACCCATTTGTGTATCATTTCCAGAAGCCGTGACTGCAGCAGTCTCCCTGTGAGTTACAGATAGTCCCCTCTCTGCATCAACATTTAAGATTCATCTGGGAGGTCGGACGGATTACATTCAAGGCTCGGGGCTTTTTGGGCCATTTTGGGGAAACCAGCTGTAAACACAGCAGCTGTgtcattgtttacacacaaagacagtttCGCTCACGTGCCAAGTTGCATCTGGAGTCGTGGTTCTGGTGAATGTCCGGCGTCCTCACTCCTTTTCAAGCCGTAGATACCCCCCTCTTTAAAGGATTATTTTAAAATCCGGTGACCTTTGCAGTTCTACGTTTCTTTTCACCGTTTTGATTCACCGTGCTTCGTAAACGTTGCAAAAATTCTACTACATTCGCAGCTTGGTGACGTTAGTTTCCCAGCCTGGTTCCCGGGGCCCCCAGGGGCTATGCAGTGGGCCCTCGTGTCTGTTGTGATGTTCAACTATTCATAAACACCGTCTTTGAACATTCCCTCCTCCCCGGGCCTCGACTGGAGCAACGCGTGACATCCCGAAGCAACCGGCTTCACTTGGAGCGAACACCTGCTCTTTACTGCAGGCGGATTTCCTGCCGCTCGAGTTGTCGGAAATAATCGATCCGACGAGATGCAGCGAATTTATATATACGTTCAgatttattgaagaaaacaatCTCCCCACAACGTCCATAACGGTTGTCAATGctatgaaaaaaatatgaatttgaTTGCTTGTGTTGGTTTAGAAAATAATCCTTCTAAAAAGCTCACTGTTCATTTAGCCATTTATCTGGAGCTTTCACTCATACCACATTATGAGGATCAATACCTTTTAAAGTCACTGACAGTTAAACTTTATAAATTGAGCTGATGAATTTGTGAGTTCACAGTAAGATACGTTTTCACCTGTTAAAtgaatgtctttgtttgttaggaaaaaaatatatattaaaatgatcaaattatATTTTGAACATTATATAAATTAGAACATTTTACCACTTTATTCAGTGCTATTCACTGGAAGCATTGCGTATTCACTTTATCAGGGTGCTAAATGATATTAATTGGACATAAATACTGCACAAAGCATGCACAGCACTGGTCCAGTTGCTTCCGTTCCAATCCCACCACGTGTTCCCTCATGCAATGACTCCCGCGCCGTGAATACGAAGCAATCACTATACCCAGACAAGGTGGCGTGCTTTAAATACTTCatgagtcacccccccccccccgaaaaaactGAATTATGTATTTATAATCAAAAGTGAAACCAAGCATCCGGTGATTGTGACGGTGAAGGTGTGGAACAACTTCCCCAAGCTGGTTCACACCTCGTTTAAACATGAATCAAAGAGTGGCTTTCTCGTGGACTCGTTGGCAGATCACATTACGGACTGAATGGAAGTGCATATTTTAGAAGAATGGCTTCCTAATGATTGTGCAGCGCATCAATCACCACCGAGTCAAGGCAAAAGTGTGACAACAATGCAGCTTTGCAACCAAGGACCAGACGGGAAATATGCAACATGTGTAAGCTAATTCGTCTCAATAAGGTTGAGTTTATTAAGTGTCAGATGAGGGGGGTTTGTGACTTGTGTGCGCTGCGGGGAGTTGAGGGAAACCAAAGGGTCGGTGATAATTCATGCTCTAATTGctatttgttgtcattttgcCCTTTGCACACATACTAGTTATTACTTGTGCCTAAAATAAGgtttgaacattttgttttacaacCCAAACAACATCGTCGAATAAATACACCTCTTGTGAAGATTTTAACTGGCTGTCAAGACTTCCTCTGATTACGTGTAGGAGAAGAACGtcaagctttttttcccccgttcTTCTTCATTGAGACTCTTGTAGTCAAGAACCTCCACTAAAGCAGtcaaagaaatataaatacGGTGTC
This region includes:
- the sec22c gene encoding vesicle-trafficking protein SEC22c, whose translation is MSLILFAFVVRVRDGLPLSASTDFEHNRELQERKQQLRTISKALARFPDRGTIKGRELNIYFVSSEGVSYMTVCHCSLPVAKAFCFLEDLRWEFTASFKSTVVALAARPYPFLEFDGTIQKLKQHYNQSGGPALEVTLAEVQEDLRLHPPQVINWEEVELTNGTANGHMEQSPGSGQNGRLQQVTAAGILSLVLNIVCASLNIIRGVHLIEYTFQDDYEGIWNVAAFLVAFVCCLLQCHLYLFHSSLKKPKSFTLLSAIVLCNLYLLGLRNPWQLIFHASVASLSTFLILTRKLQDRTNDCGV